A stretch of Haloprofundus halophilus DNA encodes these proteins:
- a CDS encoding NADH-quinone oxidoreductase subunit D, with protein MSLERPEASEGASVERHSADELADLLGDLVIGREEHINAPGYVIRPDSVQETLSLLKSEAGFDHLSCVTAEERADRYESIYHLKKFDDPTQEVSVVVPTAKDEPVSQTAEPVFRTADWHEREAYDLVGIEYEGHPDMRRILLPETWQGHPLAKDYDQERPQVVPLREHANPLQEDHKDDQDSETMYLNIGPHHPATHGVLHLKATLDGEQVADVDPDIGYLHRCEEQMCQQGTYRYQIMPYPDRWDYISAGLLNEWAYARAAEDLADIEVPEYAQVIRTMGAELCRIAAHMLAVGTFALDVYGDFTAIFMYAIREREKAQNILEDLTGQRLMFNYFRLGGVVWDLPEPREEFFDNTRDFLEELPAALEEFHDLISGNEILQSRTIGTGVLPPEVAKNYGATGPVLRGSGVDYDLRRDDPYGYYENLDWDVVVEDGCDNYSRLLVRMLEVEESAKIIEQCIDILEDWPEDERNIQANVPRTLRPDDDTEIYRAVEGAKGELGIYIRADGTEKPGRFKIRSPCFSNLQTLPEMSNGEYVPDMIASLGSLDIVLGEVDR; from the coding sequence ATGAGCCTGGAACGTCCCGAGGCGTCCGAGGGCGCGAGCGTCGAGCGGCACAGCGCCGACGAACTCGCCGACCTGCTCGGTGACCTCGTCATCGGACGCGAGGAGCACATCAACGCGCCGGGATACGTCATCCGGCCGGACTCGGTCCAGGAGACGCTCTCGCTTCTGAAGAGCGAAGCGGGGTTCGACCACCTCTCCTGCGTCACCGCCGAGGAGCGCGCCGACCGCTACGAGTCCATCTACCACCTCAAGAAGTTCGACGACCCGACCCAGGAGGTCAGCGTCGTCGTCCCCACGGCGAAGGACGAACCGGTCAGTCAGACGGCCGAACCCGTCTTCCGGACGGCGGACTGGCACGAGCGCGAGGCGTACGACCTCGTCGGAATCGAGTACGAAGGACACCCCGACATGCGGCGCATCCTGCTGCCTGAGACGTGGCAGGGACACCCGCTGGCGAAGGATTACGACCAGGAACGTCCGCAGGTCGTCCCCCTCCGCGAGCACGCGAATCCGCTCCAGGAGGACCACAAGGACGACCAGGACTCGGAGACGATGTACCTCAACATCGGGCCGCACCACCCGGCGACCCACGGGGTGCTCCACCTGAAGGCGACGCTCGACGGCGAGCAGGTCGCCGACGTCGACCCCGACATCGGCTATCTGCACCGCTGCGAGGAGCAGATGTGCCAGCAGGGTACGTACCGGTACCAGATCATGCCGTACCCGGACCGCTGGGACTACATCTCGGCGGGGCTACTCAACGAGTGGGCGTACGCGCGCGCGGCCGAAGACCTCGCGGACATCGAGGTACCCGAGTACGCGCAGGTCATCCGGACGATGGGCGCGGAACTCTGCCGCATCGCCGCCCACATGCTGGCGGTCGGCACGTTCGCTCTCGACGTTTACGGCGACTTCACGGCCATCTTCATGTACGCCATCCGCGAGCGGGAGAAGGCCCAGAACATCCTCGAGGACCTCACCGGTCAGCGGCTGATGTTCAACTACTTCCGGCTCGGCGGCGTCGTCTGGGACCTTCCCGAGCCCCGAGAGGAGTTCTTCGACAACACGCGCGACTTCCTCGAGGAGCTGCCGGCGGCGCTCGAGGAGTTCCACGACCTCATCTCCGGCAACGAGATTCTGCAGTCGCGCACCATCGGCACCGGCGTCCTGCCGCCGGAAGTCGCGAAGAACTACGGCGCGACGGGACCGGTGCTCCGCGGCTCCGGCGTCGACTACGACCTCCGCCGCGACGACCCCTACGGCTACTACGAGAACCTCGACTGGGACGTCGTCGTCGAGGACGGCTGCGACAACTACTCGCGGCTGCTCGTGCGCATGCTGGAGGTAGAGGAGTCGGCGAAGATCATCGAACAGTGTATCGACATCCTCGAGGACTGGCCCGAGGACGAGCGGAACATCCAGGCGAACGTGCCGCGGACGCTCCGCCCCGACGACGACACCGAGATCTACCGCGCCGTCGAAGGCGCGAAGGGCGAACTCGGCATCTACATCCGCGCCGACGGAACCGAGAAACCCGGGCGCTTCAAGATTCGAAGCCCGTGTTTCTCGAACCTCCAGACGCTGCCGGAGATGTCGAACGGCGAGTACGTCCCGGACATGATCGCGTCGCTGGGCAGCCTCGACATCGTACTCGGTGAGGTCGACCGATGA
- a CDS encoding complex I subunit 1/NuoH family protein, whose translation MTPLQQGPVLLPERIADLLGLGDGLLGQVVGGLVAAFLIANIMLAMTAVAGPWAKRKITAAFTDRIAVNRIGPFGLFIIIADAVRLLSKELIVPEGVDRPAWDLAPIILPASALLGFAVIPMGSGIQLADPETGLVFAFAVASIASLSLVMGGYASNNKYSLMGGLRAVAQNIAYEIPLIVTAASVVIFTGTLQMSEIVAVQREPLVALGGGLTIPQWFAFVNPFAFVLFLVANMAEIGRNPFDIPEAPTEIVAGYQTEYSSVYFVLFYLGEFLHIFLGGALIATLFLGGPAAPIAALNVIPGFVWFLIKIWAVFLFTQWARSAIPRVRIDQLLDIGWKGMLVLSFANLVLTAIIVGVIA comes from the coding sequence ATGACGCCGCTGCAGCAAGGACCGGTACTGCTCCCCGAGCGCATCGCGGACCTGCTCGGTCTCGGCGACGGCCTGCTCGGACAGGTCGTCGGCGGACTCGTCGCCGCGTTCCTCATCGCGAACATCATGCTGGCGATGACCGCCGTCGCCGGTCCGTGGGCCAAACGGAAGATCACGGCGGCGTTCACCGACCGCATCGCGGTCAACCGCATCGGGCCGTTCGGCCTGTTCATCATCATCGCCGACGCGGTGCGTCTGCTCTCGAAGGAGCTCATCGTTCCCGAGGGCGTCGACCGCCCGGCGTGGGACCTCGCGCCCATCATCCTGCCGGCGTCGGCGCTGCTGGGCTTCGCGGTCATCCCGATGGGCAGCGGCATCCAGCTGGCCGACCCCGAGACGGGGCTGGTGTTCGCGTTCGCCGTCGCCTCCATCGCGTCGCTGTCGCTCGTGATGGGCGGCTACGCGTCGAACAACAAGTACTCGCTCATGGGCGGTCTGCGCGCCGTCGCACAGAACATCGCGTACGAGATTCCGCTCATCGTCACGGCGGCGTCGGTGGTCATCTTCACCGGCACGCTCCAGATGAGCGAGATCGTGGCCGTCCAGCGCGAGCCGCTCGTCGCTCTCGGCGGCGGCCTGACGATTCCGCAGTGGTTCGCGTTCGTCAACCCGTTCGCGTTCGTGCTGTTCCTCGTCGCCAACATGGCCGAGATCGGTCGCAACCCGTTCGACATTCCGGAAGCGCCGACCGAGATCGTCGCCGGCTACCAGACCGAGTACTCCAGCGTCTACTTCGTGCTGTTCTACCTCGGGGAGTTCCTGCACATCTTCCTGGGCGGCGCGCTCATCGCGACGCTGTTCCTCGGCGGCCCGGCCGCGCCCATCGCGGCGCTCAACGTAATTCCGGGCTTCGTCTGGTTCCTCATCAAGATCTGGGCGGTGTTCCTGTTCACGCAGTGGGCGCGCTCGGCGATTCCGCGCGTCCGCATCGACCAGCTGCTCGACATCGGTTGGAAGGGGATGCTCGTGCTCTCCTTCGCTAACCTGGTTCTCACGGCCATCATCGTGGGAGTGATAGCATGA
- a CDS encoding NuoI/complex I 23 kDa subunit family protein: MIGILKSMATTMKHALDGQTFTVEYPDVAPEVSPRFRGVHKFSQERCIWCRQCENVCPNDTIQIVQDDKRNGEQYNLHIGQCIYCRLCEEVCPVDAILLTQNFEFTADTKNEFVYNKEQLKNVPWYKGIDPLNSRNPDRDAWVGEGDGEVDYQ, from the coding sequence ATGATCGGAATCCTGAAATCGATGGCAACGACGATGAAACACGCCCTCGACGGCCAGACGTTCACCGTCGAGTACCCGGACGTCGCCCCCGAGGTGAGTCCGCGGTTCCGCGGCGTGCACAAGTTCAGCCAGGAGCGCTGCATCTGGTGCCGCCAGTGCGAAAACGTCTGTCCGAACGACACGATTCAGATCGTGCAGGACGACAAGCGCAACGGCGAGCAGTACAACCTCCACATCGGTCAGTGCATCTACTGCCGACTCTGCGAGGAGGTCTGCCCCGTCGACGCCATCCTGCTGACGCAGAACTTCGAGTTCACGGCGGACACGAAAAACGAGTTCGTCTACAACAAGGAACAGCTCAAGAACGTCCCCTGGTACAAAGGAATCGACCCCCTCAACTCGCGCAACCCCGACCGGGACGCGTGGGTCGGCGAGGGAGACGGCGAGGTCGACTACCAGTAA
- a CDS encoding NADH-quinone oxidoreductase subunit J, protein MVYETLAFALFALVTVGCSLGVVLVRDIWHSALLLGGALLSVAVHYVMLQAEFLAAMQILVYVGGVLILITFAVMLTRTDPEVSST, encoded by the coding sequence ATGGTTTATGAAACCCTGGCGTTCGCGCTGTTCGCCCTCGTCACCGTGGGCTGCAGCCTGGGCGTCGTCCTCGTGCGGGACATCTGGCACTCCGCACTCCTGCTCGGGGGCGCGCTCTTGAGCGTCGCGGTGCACTACGTGATGCTGCAAGCGGAGTTCCTTGCAGCGATGCAGATTCTCGTCTACGTGGGCGGGGTCCTCATCCTCATCACGTTCGCCGTGATGCTCACGCGGACCGACCCGGAGGTGAGTAGCACATGA
- the nuoK gene encoding NADH-quinone oxidoreductase subunit NuoK gives MVPPQYYLLLAGAVFCIGLFGILTRRNALLFLMSVELMLNAANINLVAFSVYWGNVTGQTLSLFTMALAAAEVAIGIGIILTLYRNFGDVDVTDAASMRW, from the coding sequence ATGGTGCCCCCGCAGTACTACCTGCTCCTCGCGGGCGCCGTCTTCTGTATCGGCCTGTTCGGCATCCTCACGCGTCGGAACGCGCTGTTGTTCCTGATGTCGGTCGAGTTGATGCTGAACGCGGCGAACATCAACCTCGTCGCCTTCTCGGTGTACTGGGGCAACGTAACGGGCCAGACGCTGAGCCTGTTCACGATGGCGCTGGCGGCCGCGGAGGTCGCCATCGGTATCGGCATCATCCTCACGCTCTACCGCAACTTCGGTGACGTGGACGTGACTGACGCAGCGTCGATGAGGTGGTAA
- the nuoL gene encoding NADH-quinone oxidoreductase subunit L: protein MVGAFDFVPAIVLLPFFSFLIALFAGKYMPKGGALAGITATAGSLLLSIWTVLTVAGGATLRQTLYTWAGAEELPYELTFGLLIDPLSSMMLLIVTLVAFLVHVFSLGYMNDEGETGLPRYYAGLGLFTASMLGFVVADNLLMAFMFFELVGLCSYLLIGFWFREEAPPSAAKKAFLVTRFGDYFFLIGVVAVFATFGTAAFAGEGSFPALAEAALAGEGAGDVNTLFGLDPQAWFTVVGLLVLGGVVGKSAQFPLHTWLPDAMEGPTPVSALIHAATMVAAGVYLVARMYGFYALTPTTLAIIAFIGGFTALFAATMGLVKREIKQVLAYSTISQYGYMMLALGSGGYIAATFHLMTHAFFKALLFLGAGSVIIAMHHNENMWDMGGLKERMPTTYYTFLAGSLALAGIFPFSGFWSKDEVLYEALAHGLGGSPLLLAAWAMGLLAVFFTGFYTFRMVFLTFHGEPRTDTARNPHGVRWNVKGPLVVLGVLAVVAGFINMVPVAKLTGLHIEFLHDWLAHGPSGLTSEHYGELTSQYAGYSTGAIGSELTTVLLSGGLSLGLALAGSALAYSLYNVPSPVEHTDRLGGAKDVLFNNYYQDEYQVWLANDVARGISRGADKFDQGVVDGVVNGISSVSLLSGSRVRRVQTGVVSNYAALLTLGLVALLVILGLEGGWFV, encoded by the coding sequence ATGGTAGGTGCATTCGACTTCGTTCCGGCGATCGTTCTCCTGCCGTTCTTCTCGTTCCTGATAGCGCTCTTCGCGGGCAAGTACATGCCCAAAGGCGGGGCGCTCGCGGGCATCACGGCCACCGCGGGGTCGCTGTTGCTCTCGATATGGACGGTTCTAACGGTAGCGGGCGGCGCAACGCTTCGACAGACACTGTACACGTGGGCGGGCGCAGAGGAGCTCCCGTACGAACTGACGTTCGGGCTGCTCATCGATCCGCTGTCGTCGATGATGCTGCTCATCGTCACGCTCGTCGCGTTCCTCGTCCACGTGTTCTCGCTCGGCTACATGAACGACGAGGGCGAGACCGGCCTGCCGCGGTACTACGCCGGACTCGGCCTGTTCACGGCGTCGATGCTCGGCTTCGTCGTCGCGGACAACCTGCTGATGGCGTTCATGTTCTTCGAGCTGGTCGGGCTCTGCTCGTACCTGCTCATCGGCTTCTGGTTCCGCGAGGAAGCGCCGCCGAGCGCGGCGAAGAAGGCGTTCCTCGTCACGCGCTTCGGTGACTACTTCTTCCTCATCGGCGTCGTCGCCGTCTTCGCCACGTTCGGCACGGCGGCGTTCGCCGGCGAGGGAAGCTTCCCGGCGCTCGCCGAAGCGGCGCTCGCGGGCGAGGGCGCGGGCGACGTGAACACGCTGTTCGGTCTCGACCCGCAGGCGTGGTTCACCGTCGTCGGCCTGCTCGTCCTCGGCGGCGTCGTGGGCAAGTCCGCGCAGTTCCCGCTGCACACGTGGCTGCCCGACGCCATGGAGGGCCCGACCCCCGTGTCGGCGCTCATCCACGCGGCGACGATGGTCGCCGCCGGCGTCTACCTCGTCGCGCGGATGTACGGCTTCTACGCGCTCACCCCGACGACGCTCGCCATCATCGCGTTCATCGGCGGCTTCACCGCCCTGTTCGCGGCGACGATGGGGCTCGTCAAGCGCGAAATCAAACAGGTGCTCGCGTACTCGACCATCTCCCAGTACGGCTACATGATGCTCGCGCTGGGTTCGGGCGGCTACATCGCCGCGACCTTCCACCTGATGACGCACGCGTTCTTCAAGGCGCTGCTGTTCCTGGGTGCGGGGTCGGTCATCATCGCGATGCACCACAACGAGAACATGTGGGACATGGGCGGCCTCAAAGAGCGCATGCCCACGACGTACTACACGTTCCTCGCGGGTTCGCTCGCGCTCGCTGGCATCTTCCCGTTCTCGGGCTTCTGGTCGAAAGACGAGGTGCTCTACGAGGCGCTCGCCCACGGCCTCGGCGGCAGTCCGCTGCTGTTGGCCGCGTGGGCGATGGGCCTCCTCGCCGTCTTCTTCACCGGGTTCTACACCTTCCGGATGGTCTTTTTGACCTTCCACGGTGAGCCCCGGACGGACACGGCGCGCAACCCCCACGGCGTCCGCTGGAACGTCAAAGGACCGCTCGTGGTCCTCGGCGTGCTCGCCGTCGTCGCCGGCTTCATCAACATGGTTCCGGTGGCGAAACTGACGGGACTGCACATCGAGTTCCTGCACGACTGGCTCGCGCACGGCCCCTCGGGGCTGACGAGCGAGCACTACGGCGAACTCACGAGCCAGTACGCGGGCTACTCGACGGGCGCCATCGGCAGCGAACTGACGACGGTACTGCTGTCGGGCGGCCTCTCGCTGGGCCTCGCGCTCGCGGGGTCGGCGCTCGCCTACTCGTTGTACAACGTTCCGTCGCCGGTCGAGCACACCGACCGCCTCGGGGGCGCCAAGGACGTACTGTTCAACAACTACTACCAGGACGAGTACCAGGTGTGGCTGGCCAACGACGTCGCCCGCGGCATCTCCCGCGGTGCTGACAAGTTCGACCAGGGCGTCGTCGACGGCGTCGTCAACGGCATCTCCAGCGTCAGCCTGCTGTCGGGTAGTCGCGTCCGCCGCGTCCAGACGGGCGTGGTCAGCAACTACGCGGCGCTGTTGACGCTCGGACTCGTCGCACTGCTGGTCATCCTCGGTCTCGAAGGAGGTTGGTTCGTATGA
- a CDS encoding complex I subunit 4 family protein, with translation MIIEALIAFTFVAALVAFVLPDRLAGRGAFVLSLVPVVGSLYMWSQFDASGNALLQGGQTAFETVVPWLQVAGYEISWYVGVDGISLPLVVLTTVLTSLAIVSAWTPIQHRQSQFFGLMLFMEANLLGVFTALDFFLWFIFWEAVLVPMYFLIGVWGGPRRKYAAIKFFVYTNAASLIMFIGFMALVLGLGDSTSSFALPDVAQALRAGELGSFYGLDASTLRVVAFAAMFFGFAVKVPVVPVHTWLPDAHVEAPTPVSVMLAGVLLKMGTYALLRFNFTMLPEVAVEYAPFIAAIAVLSVIYGAMLALAQQDLKRIVAYSSVSSMGYVILGLVAYTAYGVGGATFQMVAHGLISGLMFMAVGVIYNTTHTRMVGDMSGMADRMPVTTGILIAGAFGYMGLPLMAGFAAEFFIFTGAFQSTVIAGNGLAIFTAAAMFGIVIVAGYLLFAMQRTLFGPFRLETDYEVGPAPLHDTLPLAVLLVCIIALGVAPEIFFSMITDAVDPVIGGVLQ, from the coding sequence ATGATAATCGAAGCGCTCATCGCATTCACGTTCGTCGCCGCACTGGTCGCGTTCGTCCTTCCGGACCGACTCGCCGGTCGCGGCGCGTTCGTTCTCAGTCTGGTTCCCGTCGTCGGGAGCCTCTACATGTGGTCGCAGTTCGACGCGTCCGGCAACGCCCTCCTGCAGGGCGGTCAGACCGCGTTCGAGACAGTCGTCCCGTGGCTCCAGGTCGCGGGCTACGAGATCTCGTGGTACGTCGGCGTCGACGGCATCAGCCTGCCGCTGGTCGTGCTGACGACGGTGCTCACCTCGCTCGCGATCGTGAGCGCGTGGACGCCCATCCAGCACCGCCAGTCGCAGTTCTTCGGCCTCATGCTGTTCATGGAGGCGAACCTGCTCGGCGTGTTCACGGCGCTGGACTTCTTCCTCTGGTTCATCTTCTGGGAAGCCGTCCTCGTGCCGATGTACTTCCTCATCGGCGTCTGGGGCGGTCCACGCCGGAAGTACGCCGCCATCAAGTTCTTCGTCTACACGAACGCGGCGTCGCTCATCATGTTCATCGGCTTCATGGCGCTCGTGTTGGGTCTCGGCGACTCGACGTCGTCGTTCGCGCTGCCCGACGTCGCACAGGCGCTGCGCGCCGGCGAACTCGGGTCGTTCTACGGCCTCGACGCGAGCACGCTCCGAGTCGTCGCCTTCGCGGCGATGTTCTTCGGCTTCGCCGTGAAGGTGCCCGTCGTCCCGGTCCACACCTGGCTGCCGGACGCTCACGTCGAAGCGCCGACGCCGGTGTCGGTGATGCTGGCGGGCGTCCTCCTGAAGATGGGGACGTACGCCCTGCTGCGGTTCAACTTCACGATGCTGCCCGAGGTCGCCGTCGAGTACGCGCCGTTCATCGCGGCCATCGCGGTGCTGAGCGTCATCTACGGCGCGATGCTCGCGCTCGCACAGCAGGACCTCAAGCGCATCGTCGCGTACTCCTCCGTCTCGTCGATGGGGTACGTCATCCTCGGTCTCGTCGCCTACACCGCCTACGGCGTCGGCGGCGCGACGTTCCAGATGGTCGCCCACGGCCTCATCTCGGGGCTGATGTTCATGGCGGTCGGCGTCATCTACAACACGACCCACACGCGGATGGTCGGCGACATGTCCGGCATGGCGGACCGGATGCCCGTCACGACCGGCATCCTCATCGCCGGCGCGTTCGGCTACATGGGCCTGCCGCTGATGGCCGGCTTCGCCGCCGAGTTCTTCATCTTCACCGGCGCGTTCCAGTCGACGGTCATCGCGGGTAACGGCCTCGCGATCTTCACGGCGGCGGCGATGTTCGGCATCGTCATCGTCGCGGGCTACCTGCTGTTCGCCATGCAGCGGACGCTGTTCGGACCGTTCCGTCTCGAAACCGACTACGAGGTCGGTCCGGCGCCGCTGCACGACACGCTGCCGCTGGCGGTGCTGCTCGTCTGCATCATCGCTCTCGGCGTCGCTCCGGAGATATTCTTCAGCATGATCACCGACGCAGTCGACCCGGTCATCGGAGGTGTGCTGCAATGA
- a CDS encoding NADH-quinone oxidoreductase subunit N codes for MTAPAALTALASPLQMGQLPEWAALAPVLILAVTGLVLLLIDSIDADTTNSALLAGVSTLGAAAALAATAWSLATGVGQDNGAISLFADALVVDGMSLFFTAIFTSVVVMVTIASYDYLRDHKHQGEFYSLVLFAASGMALMASANSLATVLVSLELASLPSYVLVAYLKDNRGSVEAGLKYFLIGALSAAVFTFGVSLVYAATGSLIFADVAEALSGGEFVGLAGLGMLMVLGGFAFKTASVPFHFWAPEAYEGAPAPVSAFLSSASKAAGFAVAFRVFVEAFPLATVPEGINWVLAFQILAVATMTLGNFAAATQENVKRMLAYSSIGHAGYALIGLAALSAGGSANGNVLGASMAHLFVYGFMNTGAFLFIAMVERWGIGRTFEDYNGLATQAPVACVAMSVFMFSLAGLPPFGGFFSKYFLFFEAIENGFWWLAAVGALNSVLSLFYYSRVVRAMWFEDPSGSLDLGSQPVGLYAAVMIAAVGTLLLLPGFAPVIETAQTVAGTLFA; via the coding sequence ATGACGGCACCCGCCGCACTCACCGCGCTCGCGTCGCCGCTCCAGATGGGCCAACTGCCCGAGTGGGCGGCGCTCGCGCCGGTGCTCATCCTCGCGGTGACGGGGCTCGTACTCCTGCTCATCGACAGTATCGACGCGGACACGACCAACAGCGCGCTACTGGCGGGCGTCTCGACGCTCGGTGCCGCCGCCGCGCTGGCGGCCACCGCGTGGTCGCTCGCCACCGGCGTCGGTCAGGACAACGGCGCGATCTCGCTGTTCGCCGACGCGCTCGTTGTCGACGGCATGAGCCTGTTCTTCACGGCCATCTTCACGAGCGTCGTCGTGATGGTCACTATCGCCAGCTACGACTACCTGCGCGACCACAAGCACCAGGGAGAGTTCTACTCGCTCGTGCTGTTCGCCGCCAGCGGGATGGCGCTGATGGCGTCGGCGAACTCGCTGGCAACAGTGCTCGTCAGCCTCGAACTCGCTTCGCTCCCGTCGTACGTGCTCGTGGCGTACCTCAAGGACAACCGCGGCAGTGTCGAAGCGGGACTGAAGTACTTCCTCATCGGCGCACTCTCGGCGGCGGTGTTCACCTTCGGCGTCAGCCTCGTGTACGCCGCCACCGGATCGCTCATCTTCGCGGACGTCGCGGAGGCTCTTAGCGGCGGAGAGTTCGTCGGCCTCGCCGGTCTCGGCATGCTGATGGTTCTCGGCGGCTTCGCGTTCAAGACCGCCTCCGTCCCGTTCCACTTCTGGGCGCCGGAGGCGTACGAGGGCGCGCCCGCGCCCGTGTCGGCGTTCCTCTCGTCGGCCTCGAAGGCCGCCGGGTTCGCCGTCGCCTTCCGCGTGTTCGTCGAGGCGTTCCCGCTGGCGACGGTTCCGGAGGGCATCAACTGGGTGCTCGCGTTCCAGATTCTCGCCGTCGCCACGATGACGCTCGGCAACTTCGCCGCGGCGACACAGGAGAACGTCAAGCGGATGCTCGCGTACTCCAGCATCGGTCACGCCGGCTACGCGCTCATCGGCCTCGCGGCGCTCTCGGCGGGCGGTAGCGCCAACGGCAACGTGCTCGGCGCGAGCATGGCGCACCTGTTCGTCTACGGCTTCATGAACACCGGCGCGTTCCTCTTCATCGCGATGGTGGAGCGCTGGGGCATCGGCCGGACGTTCGAGGACTACAACGGTCTGGCGACGCAGGCACCGGTCGCCTGCGTCGCGATGTCGGTCTTCATGTTCAGCCTCGCCGGCCTCCCGCCGTTCGGCGGCTTCTTCTCGAAGTACTTCCTGTTCTTCGAGGCCATCGAGAACGGCTTCTGGTGGCTCGCCGCCGTCGGCGCGCTCAACAGCGTGCTGTCGCTGTTCTACTACAGCCGCGTCGTGCGGGCGATGTGGTTCGAGGACCCGAGCGGGTCGCTCGACCTCGGCAGCCAGCCCGTCGGGCTGTACGCCGCCGTCATGATCGCCGCCGTCGGGACGCTGCTGCTCCTGCCCGGCTTCGCGCCGGTCATCGAGACGGCACAGACCGTCGCCGGAACGCTGTTCGCCTGA
- a CDS encoding DHH family phosphoesterase, producing MVRWLLLGCGPVGHAMLEMLAERSGRVQVITDDPERVTSLREEGVRAIHADPTNPESYPTTAELILVVGEDAGRNLAAVESARRRYPDAQVTTYAGVDADPEFVERLHASADRVVDATSVLTDHVVGMVDHEPARRLRRLLTVLRELDGPLAVVTHDNPDPDAIASAVALCRIAETVGVEADACYFGEISHQENRALVNLLDLQLRNLESNDDLEPYAGIALVDHSRPGVNDGLDPETLVDIVIDHHPPRAPVEARFVDLRSEVGATSTLLADYLERLGRDLDRTVATALLYGIRVDTKDFTREVSKMDFEATAYLLERVDASVLERVETPSMSADVFETIARAIRNREVRGTALASCVGKITDRDALAQAAERLLDMEGVEVSLVYGFEGGTVYVSGRARGTDIDLGETLRDALGQIGSAGGHADMAGAQLPLGILENVEDDAKEPLTEVVRGIVSGRFFETLDTAPSLGVGDTEELTLEFPIDERN from the coding sequence ATGGTGAGGTGGCTGCTGCTCGGCTGCGGCCCAGTCGGTCACGCGATGCTCGAGATGCTCGCCGAGCGCTCCGGCCGCGTTCAAGTGATCACCGACGACCCCGAGCGCGTGACGTCGTTGCGCGAGGAGGGCGTCAGGGCGATACACGCCGACCCGACCAACCCCGAGAGCTATCCGACGACGGCCGAACTCATCCTCGTCGTCGGTGAAGACGCCGGTCGAAATCTCGCCGCCGTCGAGAGCGCGCGTCGCCGGTATCCGGACGCGCAGGTGACGACGTACGCGGGCGTCGACGCCGACCCGGAGTTCGTCGAGCGACTCCACGCGAGCGCCGACCGCGTCGTCGACGCGACGTCGGTGCTGACAGACCACGTCGTCGGGATGGTCGACCACGAACCCGCCCGCCGTCTCCGCAGACTGCTCACGGTGCTGCGCGAACTGGACGGTCCGCTCGCCGTCGTCACCCACGACAACCCCGACCCCGACGCCATCGCCAGCGCCGTCGCGCTCTGTCGGATCGCCGAGACGGTCGGCGTCGAGGCCGACGCGTGCTACTTCGGCGAGATATCGCACCAGGAGAACCGCGCGCTCGTCAACCTGCTGGACCTCCAGCTCCGGAATCTGGAGTCGAACGACGACCTGGAACCGTACGCCGGTATCGCGCTCGTCGACCACTCGCGCCCCGGCGTCAACGACGGCCTCGACCCCGAGACGCTGGTCGACATCGTCATCGACCACCACCCGCCGCGGGCCCCCGTCGAAGCGCGGTTCGTCGACCTCAGAAGCGAGGTGGGCGCGACGAGCACGCTGTTGGCCGACTACCTCGAACGACTCGGCCGCGACCTCGACCGGACGGTCGCGACGGCGCTGCTGTACGGTATCCGCGTCGACACGAAGGACTTCACCCGAGAGGTGTCGAAGATGGACTTCGAGGCGACGGCGTACCTGCTCGAGCGCGTCGACGCTTCGGTTCTCGAGCGCGTCGAGACGCCGAGCATGAGCGCCGACGTGTTCGAGACCATCGCCCGCGCTATCCGCAACCGCGAGGTTCGCGGCACGGCGCTCGCCTCCTGCGTCGGCAAGATAACCGACCGCGACGCGCTCGCGCAGGCCGCCGAGCGACTGCTCGACATGGAGGGGGTAGAGGTCTCTCTCGTCTACGGCTTCGAGGGCGGAACAGTCTACGTCTCCGGGCGCGCTCGCGGCACGGACATCGACCTCGGCGAGACGCTCAGAGACGCCCTCGGACAGATCGGCAGCGCCGGCGGTCACGCCGACATGGCGGGCGCGCAGCTCCCGCTCGGCATCCTCGAGAACGTCGAAGACGACGCCAAGGAGCCGTTAACCGAAGTGGTCCGCGGTATCGTCAGCGGTCGGTTCTTCGAGACGCTCGACACCGCGCCCTCCCTCGGCGTCGGCGATACCGAAGAGCTGACGCTGGAGTTTCCCATCGACGAGCGGAACTGA